Proteins from a genomic interval of Verrucomicrobiales bacterium:
- a CDS encoding RNA polymerase sigma factor, with protein sequence MTVSLFSPSEAAPGASSIEAIFHALESPLLAYALRLLGNAGAAEDVVQEAFMKLHAQTDPVLQPKAWLYRTVHNLALNHRRKFDRIVPMVSGTDVEGGGADELSDPRPLPDEEISRWEGIGLVRLSLETLDEESRNVVRLRFEEGLSYKEIGEKAGLTVGNVGYLLHHALKKLAGELAKAGLVP encoded by the coding sequence ATGACTGTGAGCCTGTTTTCCCCCAGTGAAGCGGCGCCGGGCGCCTCGTCGATTGAGGCGATCTTTCATGCTTTGGAGTCCCCCTTGCTCGCCTACGCGCTGCGGCTGCTAGGGAATGCGGGAGCGGCGGAAGATGTTGTCCAGGAAGCTTTCATGAAACTCCATGCCCAAACCGATCCGGTGCTCCAGCCCAAGGCTTGGCTGTATCGGACGGTTCACAATCTGGCGCTGAACCATCGACGAAAGTTTGATCGCATCGTCCCGATGGTTTCCGGCACCGACGTCGAGGGTGGGGGAGCGGATGAACTCAGCGATCCGCGACCCCTTCCCGACGAGGAGATCTCCCGCTGGGAAGGCATTGGTTTGGTGCGCTTAAGCTTGGAGACGCTCGACGAAGAATCGCGAAACGTGGTTCGGCTGCGCTTTGAGGAGGGGTTGAGTTACAAAGAAATTGGAGAGAAGGCCGGCCTGACTGTCGGGAATGTGGGCTATCTGCTGCACCACGCGCTGAAGAAGTTGGCGGGTGAACTCGCCAAGGCCGGATTAGTGCCATGA
- a CDS encoding von Willebrand factor type A domain-containing protein, producing MNSNFANMGSEELEVQITALLLGELPPETAAALEQVIEKDPQLLQLRARLKKTLEFVEATVAQPSPSTESPAPPLRLSDGRRTQLLEHFKSAPPTAAAPVPSRRPAIRWMVPMAAAAGLMGLAGALFWRSWSPDSPVSPTNLALVGRLEEDLPTAPAEDFLSADSRGGAQDKQRGLSRNEGDLGLFRKPASPPASGPTESSALRGEAIEEKILPESVLAQVGASVPSRPAQDPSSLARPSLANSTPPSPVLNYDNSLAGAVELNGRFAGGRKANEWHFDSFYAGRDLAIDTVSRFGAQENRSYFYSEKSLDARSEVTLGDAAGAAGGSMLSKLQKAMDGDRPSLYGLAENRPLSVGQTPRGVESVKQLADLTAVGETVDAQGRREIRLSLKKKDESSPPVAGVPLSTLSDGEVAAADTKVGEPLAVDSTTRGRLAETRLGTAVTPEIAGKPIESKQERLTILAAKSSESLERGNRVTNQLRVAGAAPVPTPQPEMDSRQSALSTFSLNVTDVSFKLAAASLQNNVLPEAGSIRTEEFINAFQYRDPEPAAGRAVSFNWERARYPFAHDRDVLRLAIKTAAQGRELGRPLNLVLLLDNSGSMERSDRVAILRSMLAQLGQQLKAQDRVSVITFARTPQLRVDGMLATSTNGWILALGDPTPEGGTNLEEALRLAYNTCARHFLSGGVNRVVLITDGAANLGEINAEVLTKEVSAARQRGMALDCFGVGWEEFNDDMLATLSRHGDGRYGFVNSEVEATTEFSARLAGSLRVAASDVKVQVQFNPERVRVWRQMGYARHQLTAQQFRDNTVDAAELGAAEAGQALYLIQVNDSGSGAIGTVRVRYRVPASGQYVEQEWEMPHERNVPTLDRGAASLRLAATAGAFAEWLARSPFAEQVKLDRLLSLNADIPSQWNPDPRPQQLQQMLQQAQALAGSAGR from the coding sequence ATGAACTCGAATTTTGCCAATATGGGATCGGAAGAACTCGAGGTGCAGATCACTGCGCTGCTGCTGGGAGAGTTGCCCCCGGAGACAGCCGCGGCATTGGAGCAGGTCATTGAGAAAGATCCTCAGCTCCTGCAGCTGCGGGCGCGTCTGAAAAAGACCCTCGAATTCGTCGAAGCCACCGTGGCTCAGCCTTCGCCATCCACCGAATCTCCCGCTCCGCCGCTTCGTCTTTCCGATGGACGCCGCACGCAGTTGCTCGAGCATTTCAAATCCGCACCACCGACCGCAGCCGCCCCGGTTCCCTCTCGACGGCCGGCGATCCGATGGATGGTTCCGATGGCGGCTGCGGCGGGCCTGATGGGGCTGGCTGGCGCTCTCTTCTGGCGCAGTTGGTCCCCTGATTCACCGGTCAGCCCAACGAATCTGGCCTTGGTTGGCCGGTTAGAGGAGGATCTACCGACTGCTCCGGCGGAGGACTTCTTGTCGGCCGACTCGAGAGGTGGGGCTCAGGACAAGCAGCGCGGTCTCTCCCGGAATGAAGGAGACCTTGGTTTGTTTAGAAAGCCGGCGAGCCCGCCGGCTTCCGGTCCCACCGAAAGTTCCGCTCTCCGGGGTGAGGCCATCGAGGAGAAAATCCTCCCCGAGTCCGTCCTTGCCCAAGTGGGGGCCTCCGTTCCCAGCAGACCAGCTCAGGACCCTTCTTCGCTCGCCCGTCCTTCGCTGGCAAACAGCACTCCCCCCTCACCCGTGTTGAACTATGACAACTCGCTGGCCGGGGCGGTGGAACTGAATGGGAGGTTCGCCGGGGGCCGGAAAGCGAACGAGTGGCATTTCGATTCGTTCTACGCCGGTCGTGATCTCGCGATCGATACGGTGTCACGTTTCGGAGCCCAGGAAAACCGAAGCTACTTCTACTCGGAGAAGTCCTTGGACGCGCGCTCCGAGGTGACCTTGGGAGATGCGGCGGGAGCGGCGGGGGGCAGCATGCTATCGAAGCTCCAGAAAGCAATGGACGGGGATCGGCCCTCCCTCTACGGGCTGGCCGAGAACCGGCCTTTATCCGTCGGTCAAACTCCACGGGGTGTGGAGAGCGTGAAACAGCTGGCGGATCTCACCGCGGTAGGCGAAACGGTGGACGCGCAGGGACGTCGGGAAATTCGGCTGTCCCTCAAAAAAAAGGATGAGAGTTCGCCCCCCGTGGCTGGGGTTCCGCTATCCACCTTATCGGACGGGGAAGTAGCTGCCGCCGACACTAAAGTGGGCGAGCCCTTGGCAGTGGACTCCACAACCCGAGGCCGGTTAGCGGAAACTCGCTTGGGCACCGCAGTGACACCGGAGATAGCGGGGAAGCCGATCGAATCAAAGCAGGAGAGACTGACGATTCTGGCGGCGAAAAGCAGCGAGTCTCTGGAGCGAGGCAATCGGGTCACGAACCAGCTGCGCGTGGCAGGAGCCGCGCCCGTCCCAACCCCGCAGCCCGAAATGGACTCTCGGCAAAGTGCGTTGTCGACCTTCTCGCTGAACGTCACGGATGTTTCCTTCAAGCTAGCGGCCGCGAGTCTGCAGAACAACGTGCTTCCGGAGGCGGGCAGCATTCGCACCGAAGAGTTCATCAACGCCTTTCAGTATCGCGATCCCGAGCCGGCGGCCGGACGCGCGGTAAGTTTCAATTGGGAGAGGGCTCGCTATCCCTTTGCTCATGATCGGGACGTATTGAGGCTGGCCATCAAGACCGCGGCTCAAGGACGCGAGCTGGGTCGCCCGCTCAACCTGGTGCTGCTGCTCGATAATTCGGGATCCATGGAGCGGTCGGATCGAGTGGCGATTCTCCGCAGCATGCTGGCCCAGCTAGGCCAGCAACTGAAGGCACAGGACCGGGTCAGCGTGATCACCTTTGCCCGAACCCCACAGCTGCGCGTGGATGGCATGTTGGCGACTTCGACCAACGGTTGGATTCTCGCTCTCGGGGATCCCACTCCGGAAGGTGGGACCAACTTGGAGGAGGCCCTCAGGCTGGCGTATAACACCTGCGCGCGACATTTCCTCTCGGGAGGTGTGAACCGGGTTGTTTTGATCACCGACGGAGCGGCGAATCTCGGGGAGATCAACGCGGAGGTCTTGACCAAGGAGGTTTCTGCAGCGCGCCAGCGTGGAATGGCCTTGGATTGTTTTGGAGTCGGGTGGGAAGAGTTCAACGATGACATGCTCGCCACCCTTTCCCGCCATGGCGACGGACGTTATGGGTTTGTGAACTCGGAGGTGGAGGCGACGACGGAATTCTCGGCCCGGCTGGCTGGGTCACTCCGGGTAGCTGCCTCCGACGTCAAAGTCCAGGTGCAGTTCAATCCTGAGCGGGTGCGGGTGTGGCGACAGATGGGCTATGCTCGGCATCAGTTGACCGCCCAACAGTTCCGGGACAACACGGTGGATGCCGCGGAATTGGGCGCTGCCGAGGCCGGACAGGCCCTTTATCTCATCCAGGTGAATGATTCGGGGTCGGGAGCGATCGGGACCGTGCGGGTTCGTTATCGGGTGCCGGCGTCCGGTCAGTATGTCGAGCAGGAGTGGGAGATGCCTCATGAACGAAACGTGCCCACCCTGGACCGCGGCGCTGCCAGCCTGCGTTTGGCCGCGACCGCGGGCGCGTTTGCCGAATGGCTGGCGCGCAGTCCCTTTGCGGAGCAGGTGAAGCTAGATCGCCTGCTTTCCTTGAATGCGGACATTCCCTCGCAATGGAATCCCGACCCTCGCCCTCAGCAGTTGCAACAAATGCTTCAGCAAGCCCAGGCACTGGCCGGATCGGCCGGGCGATAG